The following coding sequences are from one Coffea arabica cultivar ET-39 chromosome 11e, Coffea Arabica ET-39 HiFi, whole genome shotgun sequence window:
- the LOC140021238 gene encoding uncharacterized protein, whose translation MDFVSGLPRTQKGHDAIWVIVDRLTKTAHFLPVNMKYPLEKLAKLYMDEVVRLHGVPVSIVSDRDPRRKDLEFEIGDKVFLRITPLKGKIRAGKGKKLQPRYIGPFNVLQRIGKVAYRLELPASLSRIHDVFHVSLLKKYHPDPTHILPPEDVELDESLTYEERPIQILDRKVKDLRTKQIPLVKVLWKHHEVEEATWELEKDVQEKYPDLFTTKAALTEF comes from the exons atggattttgtgTCAGGATTGCCACGAACACAAAAGGGgcatgatgcaatttgggtgatagtggacaGATTAACTAAGACTGCACATTTTCTGCCAGTGAACATGAAATATCctttggagaaacttgctaAACTCTATATGGATGAGGTAGTAAGACTACATGGAGTACCAGTGAGTATTGTATCGGATAGGGACCCCAG GAGAaaggacttggagtttgaaataGGGGATAAGGTGTTTCTTCGGATTACACCATTAAAAGGAAAGATCAgagcaggaaaagggaaaaagttgcaaccacgaTATATAGGACCTTTCAATGTACTTCAGCGAATAGGAAAGGTGGCTTATCGACTTGAGCTACCAGCTAGTTTGTCTAGGATCCATGACGTTTTCCATGtttctttgcttaagaaataccatccgGATCCAACTCACATTTTGCCACCTGAAGATGTTGAACTTGACGAGTCCCTAACTTATGAAGAACGACCTATTCAAAtactggatcgaaaggtgaaggacctGAGAACCAAGCAGATTCCTTTAGTAAAGGTTCTATGGAAGCatcatgaagtggaagaagcaacttgggaactAGAAAAGGACGTGCAAGAGAAATATCCCGACCTGTTCACgacgaaag CTGCTTTGACCGAATTCTAA